CGCAAAAACCAAGTGCATCGTATTCAGTCAGTTCGGCAATGGTAAAACAATCATGAACCTGGGCCACACTGATCTCTTTACGAGGGTTCTTTATCCCTACCGCCTCATAAGCCTGTCTGGCGGCGGCTTCCGTCTCCGGCAGGTGATCATATTTATAATCTATGTCTTCCTTGCCCAGACAGGGCCCCATAGCTACACCAAAACCCTTCACCAGGACATAATCATCCTTAAAGGATTTGGCTATATCCGCCGAACAGATGATGGCTGCGGCTGCACCATCGGTTGTCGGACAGCAATCGAAGAGACCCAACGGCCAGGCAATGGTGGGTGCATTGAGAGCCTGTTCCAGTGTGATCTCTCTCTGGAAGTGCGCCTTTGGTGAAAAGGTGCCGTTATGGTGGTTTTTTACGGCTATCTTAGCCAGGGCCCTCTTGCCTTCCTCCGGTTTTATACCATGGGTTTGAAAGTACCTGGTGGCAATCATCGCCCACCTGCCTGGAGCAGTAAAACCCTGACCGTAGACGGGGTGGAAAAAAAACTCCGGCAGGCCAGCGTAACCGCTGTCTTTCAGTTTTTCCACACCAGCCACCAGGACTATATCATAAAGACCACAGGCCACGCCAAAACAGGCATTTCTCAGGGTGTCCATACCGGTGCCACAGGCATTTTCTATTCTCGTTATCGGCTTGTATTTTAGCTTGAGCGGTCTGCCCAGTGTCTCCCCCGTAAAGGCGGAACCAACGCTGCCTAACCAGGCTGCCTCAATATCCTTTGTTTCTACTCCTGCATCAGCATAAGCCTCATAAACGGCATCAATGAGCATATCCTCCACGCTCATATTCCAGTTTTCACCAAATTTTGTGCAACCCATGCCGATAATGGCCACTTTATCTTTTATCGCATCTACTCTCACTGTTATCCTCCTTCTTTAGTCTATCTAACTGGCCGACATTTCCAGAAGTAGCTATAGTATCCTTCCGCTTCGCCCATCTTCCTGAAGGTTAGATCCAGGGGCATATCGAGTTCGACCTTGTCGGGATCACGATCGGTCATCTGGCCGTAGAACCTTAGATTTCCTTCCAGATCAACGATGCTCACAATCACCGGTGGATCGAGGGATTGGGCCAATTCATCCTTAGAAAAGGTAAACAGCTTACCCTTACGCTCCGTAAGTGATATCTCCCTGAATTGATCTTTAGCCTGGCAGTAGAGGCAGATCCTCTGCGGCGGAAAGAAGGCCCGGCCACAACTGGTGCACTCAGAACCGTTTAAGCTATAGATCATTCTCCGGTCTCTATGGATGACCACAGCCGAAGAGACCTGGGGCGGGCGGCGCCGGCCGCTTTCTACCTCCATGAGTTTACGGAAACGGATATACTTCTCATAGTTCGAGAGGTAGTTCTTCGCCTTGAGGTATCCCTGGACACCCCGGCGTTCTTTATCCATCGCCGGTTTCTCCTTTACATGGAAGGTAAAGATGTCACAGCCGTCACCGTAACTCACTAAAAGTAATTTATCATCCGTGTTTGCCTCCTCCACAGCCGCCACCAGGATCAGCAGGGCAAAAGCAGCGCCGGTGTTGCCGACGGTGTCAAACATGGGATTGGTCACCTGGGTTTTGATGTCCAGTTTCAACATCCGGCAGGCCTCCTGATGCCCGCGGGCATCAGGGGCATAAAGAGCTACCTTATTAAAATCCTTGAGACTTGTGTTTTGCTGTTTCATAAAAGCGCCGACGGCTTCACTTACATTGGCCAGGTAGCCCTGGGTGGCAACAAAACGATCCTCCCACTTCTTTGTAAATGCATGGCTATCCAAGCGCCACTGGTCAATTATCTCACTCGTGTGGGTATAGCTGGACACAAGATCAATACTCCCCTCCTTGCCAATTACCAGGGCAGCGGCTCCATCGCCAAAAACCTGTTCAAATTCTGAGCCAGGCGCCCCCAGACGGCAATCAGCAGCAACAACCAGGACTCTCTGTGCCGAACCGGCTTTTACTGCATCCACGGCCGCTCGCAAGGCATTTGTTCCGGCCCTTAAAGTGTCGGTGAAATCTACGGCAAATACCCCCTTCTTTAAATTCAAAGCCGAGGCGATAACGGCCGCCCCCTGTTTCTCTTTGTAGGGCGCCGTGGTTGTAGCGAAGTAGAGACCGTCAATGGTTTGACGATCTATACCATGAAGCGCATCTCTGCCTGCTTCCACAGCCATGGTTACGCTGTCTTCATCGAAGTTGGCCACTGCTTTTTCGCCTCTTTGAGCGCCACCCCATGCTCTAACTATTTCTTCACGTTTTAACCTGTAATACGGTATGTAAGCGCCAGTTGATATAATGGCGGGCATTTTCTTGCCTCCTTTCTACTACCGATCTGTTATCTGTGGGTTTCCGATCAAGCCTCTTATTCTTCATAAATCCCCGGGAATAGCTCTTTTCTCCGGAACTTCATGGGGTCTGGCTTCTTCTTCTCCCAGAATGATTGTTTGTAGTATTTAGCCTCCTCCGTGGCATAGTATCTCCATAGGGCATCAAAGGACTGGATCTCTAATCCCCTTATCTCCGCACTCATGAGGTTGAAGGCTGCCTTGAGACCCTTGATGGCACCAGGGCTTTTTGCCAGGATCTCGTCACACCACTTGTCTACCTCCTCCTCTAACTTGTCGGGAGGCACGACTGCATTCACCAATCCCATCTCCAGGGCTTCCCTGGCGGTATACCGCCGGCAGAGGTACCAGATCTCCCTTGCCTTCTTCTCTCCCACCACCCTGGTC
This genomic window from Syntrophales bacterium contains:
- a CDS encoding acetyl-CoA acetyltransferase; its protein translation is MRVDAIKDKVAIIGMGCTKFGENWNMSVEDMLIDAVYEAYADAGVETKDIEAAWLGSVGSAFTGETLGRPLKLKYKPITRIENACGTGMDTLRNACFGVACGLYDIVLVAGVEKLKDSGYAGLPEFFFHPVYGQGFTAPGRWAMIATRYFQTHGIKPEEGKRALAKIAVKNHHNGTFSPKAHFQREITLEQALNAPTIAWPLGLFDCCPTTDGAAAAIICSADIAKSFKDDYVLVKGFGVAMGPCLGKEDIDYKYDHLPETEAAARQAYEAVGIKNPRKEISVAQVHDCFTIAELTEYDALGFCERGRAVQEVEAGTFTLEGELPANTDGGLKAFGHPLGATGLRMCNELYLQLRGKAGPRQVKNPSLGLAMAQGGHPGMLLPVITILGCRD
- a CDS encoding zinc ribbon domain-containing protein, yielding MPAIISTGAYIPYYRLKREEIVRAWGGAQRGEKAVANFDEDSVTMAVEAGRDALHGIDRQTIDGLYFATTTAPYKEKQGAAVIASALNLKKGVFAVDFTDTLRAGTNALRAAVDAVKAGSAQRVLVVAADCRLGAPGSEFEQVFGDGAAALVIGKEGSIDLVSSYTHTSEIIDQWRLDSHAFTKKWEDRFVATQGYLANVSEAVGAFMKQQNTSLKDFNKVALYAPDARGHQEACRMLKLDIKTQVTNPMFDTVGNTGAAFALLILVAAVEEANTDDKLLLVSYGDGCDIFTFHVKEKPAMDKERRGVQGYLKAKNYLSNYEKYIRFRKLMEVESGRRRPPQVSSAVVIHRDRRMIYSLNGSECTSCGRAFFPPQRICLYCQAKDQFREISLTERKGKLFTFSKDELAQSLDPPVIVSIVDLEGNLRFYGQMTDRDPDKVELDMPLDLTFRKMGEAEGYYSYFWKCRPVR